The segment ACAGATTGCCGGAACACAATGTATGTGTTAAAATAAAATTCCATATCCTAGAGTAGCATATTAAGTGTTGGTTACACTTAGCTGCTCTTTTTTTATTCCTCTGGATTGTAGTGATTTACCATATATTCCACGGTGACAATCTCCCGTAGATTCGTAGAATGCTTGACTGACTCCAATTTGATATGTGCATCTCCATCGGCTACATAATTCAAAAGCTCTTTACTAATTTGCATATTCACTTCTCCCTTTCCAAACTTGAATTTCAACTTTATATCCTTGTTCTTGCATATCCTTAACCAATTTCTCCATTCGGTCTTTCAACTTCTTTTTCTCCATCAGTTGATCCAGCTCTTTCTTACATCGCTGAAACTCAATCATCCAACGTTCACTTTCATCCAGATTGTCACGATACATTTCCATTCGCGCTCTGTTCAAGCAGCTAAAACAACATTCATATAAATTGATAGCCTGTCTTAAATCGTTCGGGTGCACCTTTGTATGTAAGTTCATGATGACTTACCTCCATGCACGATACTTAGATATTTTGGCTTAGGCTTCTTTACTAGTAGAGTATCTCCTGTAATGTTGTTTGTAAGGAATTGTTTCCCATTGGCTTCTGATAAAATATAAGTAGGAAGACCATGATCCTCAAAGAATTCCTCTGCTAATCCTCTTTTTCCATTTAATTTTCTTAGTTCACTGATTGCTGTAAGTTCATTAACTACGAAATTACAAATCTCCCAGTTATGGTACTCCCATAAAAACTCAAAAATATTGTCACCTATTTCAGCATTTTCTCCGATTTCACTGATGTATTTTTTTGTAGTGTAATAGTCTTTAATCCCGTATTTTTCCCCATCATATTCTTTAGTAATTGGAAATATATTTTGGAACTCAGCTGGTGTTAGCGTGCTAATTAAGAATTTTATGCTAGCAATAAACTGATGATCTTGTGTTAACGTTTTTGATCCCTCGTTGTCGCTTTTTGCATTTACAATTCTCACGCCAGATAAAATCATTTTCTTTAAAGTATCTAACTTAATAGTTTCACCATTTTGTTCTTGCTTAATAGCTAATCTGGACGCATTACCTAACATTCTTATATAAAATGAGATTTTCATTCAATTGACCTCCAGCATCTTATTTTCTAGTAAAAATTTGTTAATGAAATATAACTGGCCTTTCCCTGTAACCTTTGGGGTTTTGCTGATACTAATATGTCCGTCGTTATGTGTAATGGACGTTTCTTTAATTTCAAAAAGCTCTAGTTCCATACTCCGCTGGGTAGGCATGTTGAAGTCAGTTCCTTTACGCTTAATTAAATAGCCTTTCTCTCTTAGCCAATGAAACAGTCTTTTCTGGCCTGTTTCAATTCCATTCTGTTTCAAAAGCTTTGCCAGCTCACCAACTAAAATAGAAGTTTTGGAAGCTCCTACAGCATCCGCAAATATAACTTTTGGGCGCTGTTCTTTAAGGTTTTTTAATTGCGTAGCGATTGTATTATTTTTTTCTGCAATAAGTAGTTCAGCAGCCTTTCTCTTCTCACGCTCTTCTTTCAAGTTCGTTGCAAGTTTGATTAGTGTGTCTGGGTTGAGCAATGCTTCTTCTACTTTTTCAGGTGTTAGATAACCACCATGTTTTCGAATTACAGGGATAACTTCGGTTGCCAACCATTTTTGGAACTTGACGGCATCTTTGGATTCACCTTTAAAGGAAAGTAGATAGGCTATGCTTTCAGGTATCAAACTATCTTTCGCCCACACTTGGGCGAAACCAACTTCTTTCAAATACTTCTCAACACGTTCCCATCTAATTGACTTGTATTCTTTTCCGTTTTTGTACTCCACTCTTTCAAAACCTAAATTTTTTACGAGTTGTTCTAACTCAAATAAAACTTCACCGTTTTCAAGTGTGACTGCGACCTCAAACATCCCGTTGTTAAATATTTTCAATCCGTTCATAATCGGCTCTCCTTCGACATCAATTTTCCATCTAGTGACAATTAATTTCATTTTTCTTTCATTACGACTCCATTCAGCACAAAATTTCGCCAGTAGGGCCAAAAAAAGTAGGGTGGTTAGCCCTGTTTATCTTGCTTATAAATGAGATAGGTAAATATTAGAGTTCCTGTGCATGAAATCAGTGAAAGTGTAATAATCAATAAGTGGTTTATTTCAATCCCCTCCGAAGTCATAAGAAGGGTTCTCGCGATCTATGGAAAGAATGACAGTTTCTAGCTCTTTTTTTACGCTTTCTAGGTCTGAATCACAAGCGTTAATTCCGGAGTAGATATCAACCAGTTGATTCTGCAGCTGGCGGATTATATAGACCAAATGATTTTCTAGCATTGAATTCCTCCTATTTGTTTGGTTGTTCTGATAGCCAGGTTAGTAAGAAATCTGTGGTAGCTACTACTGGAAAGTACCACTTCCCCCCCACTCTCCTTTTTGGAAATCTTTCATCGTAAAAGAACTTTTCCTTAATACTGTTTTCGCTCATGCAAGTTTGTCGGCAAAGCTCTTTCATATCCCAGAATGTAA is part of the Sutcliffiella sp. FSL R7-0096 genome and harbors:
- a CDS encoding phage antirepressor KilAC domain-containing protein; translation: MKLIVTRWKIDVEGEPIMNGLKIFNNGMFEVAVTLENGEVLFELEQLVKNLGFERVEYKNGKEYKSIRWERVEKYLKEVGFAQVWAKDSLIPESIAYLLSFKGESKDAVKFQKWLATEVIPVIRKHGGYLTPEKVEEALLNPDTLIKLATNLKEEREKRKAAELLIAEKNNTIATQLKNLKEQRPKVIFADAVGASKTSILVGELAKLLKQNGIETGQKRLFHWLREKGYLIKRKGTDFNMPTQRSMELELFEIKETSITHNDGHISISKTPKVTGKGQLYFINKFLLENKMLEVN